A single window of Shewanella sp. Choline-02u-19 DNA harbors:
- a CDS encoding DUF4250 domain-containing protein, with translation MDITHLEQLSAETLLGIVNEKLRLTCADQAALFYELDIDKRLLESKLADIGFHYSALSNQYRNLK, from the coding sequence ATGGACATTACTCATCTTGAACAGCTTAGTGCTGAAACACTGCTAGGGATCGTCAACGAAAAGTTGCGCTTAACCTGTGCGGATCAAGCCGCACTCTTTTATGAACTCGATATCGATAAACGGTTATTAGAGTCTAAACTTGCCGACATAGGCTTTCACTATAGTGCGCTAAGCAATCAATATCGAAACCTAAAATAG
- a CDS encoding efflux RND transporter permease subunit gives MDTIISFALKRRLLVLAMTLFIAALGVYNTFKLPIDAVPDITNVQVQINTAISGYSPLESEQRLTYVIENAMAGIPSLSYTRSISRYGLSQVTVIFEEGTDIYWARQQITERLQGVRSELPVEAEPALGPVSSGLGEVFTYSIRALEGALKEDGSEYNAEDLRTIQDWIIRPQLVKVKGVTEINSLGGYEREYQVAPDPAKLLAYKVTVNDVIKALELNNRNAGAGYIERSGEQWLVRSPGQLKDLGSIRQVVVTKRDDAPVRIGDVAEVFYGKQLRTGAASQDGEETVLGTAFMLLGENSRVVAKEVGEKLKLVNASLPQGIVAEAVYDRTTLVDKAITTVQKNLFEGAVLVIVVLFALLGNFRAALIAALVIPLSMLFAITGMTANRVSGNLMSLGAIDFGIIVDGAVIIVENALRRLGMAQHQHGRLLVLEERIKVVFDATKEVFRPAVFGVLIIMLVYLPIFALNGVEGKMFHPMAFTVVAALIGALLFSVTFVPAAIAIFVKGKVNEKENWLMASARKAYEPVLFFSLKRPFIILAGAVVLIVVTSVQLSRLGSEFLPKLDEGDIAMHAMRITGTGLEQSIEMQKKLEIIIGELDEVQRVFSKVGTPEVATDPMPPSVADTILIIKPRSEWADPSKTKAQFIDELREHVEQVPGNNYEFTQPIEMRFNELIAGVRADVALRIYGDDLDTLKDAGDRAVGLFQGIDGATDVRVEQMSGLPTLSVEPNRDHLALLGLTIVDVQQALQTAVSGVPVGLIYEGDRRFKLVVRMADSISQDLDKLANIPIALPTELNPDLSYVPLGEVAELKFKIGPNQINRQSGKRHVVVTANVDGRDLGSFIEDTKQVMSEQLALPSGYWSEYGGTFEQLESASNRLMILVPLTLLLIFGLLYSAFGSVRDSLIIFSGVPLALTGGVLALVLRDMPLSISAAVGFIALSGIAVLNGVVMLSFIKELKEQGLELIEAIKQGASQRLRPVMMTALVASLGFVPMALNVGTGAEVQRPLATVVIGGIISSTLLTLVILPVLYALVYRYTRKDRPDLA, from the coding sequence ATGGATACAATTATCTCTTTCGCCCTCAAACGGCGATTACTGGTATTAGCAATGACACTGTTCATTGCCGCGCTGGGTGTTTATAACACCTTTAAGCTGCCGATTGATGCAGTGCCTGACATTACTAACGTACAAGTACAAATTAATACGGCCATCTCTGGTTACTCACCGCTCGAATCTGAGCAGCGGCTGACCTATGTGATTGAAAATGCCATGGCTGGGATCCCAAGCCTGTCTTACACCCGTTCAATCTCTCGCTATGGCTTATCGCAAGTCACGGTGATTTTTGAAGAGGGCACTGATATCTATTGGGCTCGTCAGCAGATCACCGAGCGCCTGCAAGGCGTGCGCAGTGAATTGCCTGTTGAGGCAGAGCCTGCACTTGGACCTGTGAGCAGTGGTTTAGGAGAAGTGTTTACTTACTCTATTCGGGCACTCGAGGGTGCGCTAAAAGAGGACGGCAGCGAATATAACGCAGAAGACTTACGCACCATTCAAGACTGGATCATTCGTCCACAGCTGGTCAAAGTTAAGGGCGTGACAGAGATTAACAGCCTCGGCGGTTATGAGCGTGAGTACCAAGTCGCGCCAGATCCAGCAAAGTTGCTGGCTTATAAAGTGACCGTCAATGATGTCATCAAGGCATTAGAGCTTAATAATCGAAATGCCGGCGCAGGTTATATCGAGCGCAGTGGTGAGCAGTGGCTCGTTCGTTCACCTGGTCAGCTTAAAGATTTGGGATCTATTCGCCAAGTCGTGGTCACCAAACGTGATGACGCTCCAGTGCGTATTGGTGATGTCGCTGAGGTCTTCTACGGTAAGCAACTGCGAACAGGCGCGGCCAGCCAAGACGGCGAAGAAACCGTGCTCGGTACCGCGTTTATGTTGCTCGGCGAGAACAGCCGCGTTGTTGCCAAAGAAGTTGGCGAAAAGCTTAAACTGGTCAATGCAAGTCTGCCACAGGGCATTGTTGCTGAAGCGGTTTACGATCGCACCACTTTAGTGGATAAAGCGATAACAACAGTACAGAAAAACCTATTTGAAGGCGCTGTGTTAGTTATTGTAGTGTTGTTTGCACTGCTAGGTAACTTCCGCGCAGCCTTGATAGCGGCATTGGTTATTCCTCTGAGTATGTTGTTTGCCATTACGGGGATGACAGCTAACCGAGTCTCAGGCAACTTGATGAGCCTTGGCGCGATAGATTTCGGTATCATTGTTGATGGGGCGGTGATCATTGTTGAAAATGCGCTGCGCCGACTAGGCATGGCACAGCATCAGCACGGTCGTTTATTAGTTCTGGAAGAGCGTATAAAAGTGGTCTTTGACGCCACTAAAGAGGTGTTTCGTCCGGCAGTATTCGGTGTATTGATCATTATGTTGGTGTACTTGCCGATTTTCGCCCTCAATGGCGTAGAAGGTAAGATGTTCCATCCAATGGCCTTTACTGTGGTTGCGGCGTTAATTGGTGCATTACTGTTTTCGGTGACTTTTGTTCCTGCTGCAATTGCCATATTCGTTAAAGGCAAAGTGAACGAGAAAGAAAACTGGTTGATGGCAAGTGCACGTAAAGCCTACGAGCCAGTGCTGTTTTTCTCACTTAAACGTCCTTTCATCATTCTTGCCGGCGCGGTTGTCCTTATCGTTGTCACAAGCGTACAGCTCAGTCGATTAGGTTCAGAGTTCTTACCTAAACTCGATGAAGGTGATATTGCCATGCATGCCATGCGCATCACTGGCACCGGGCTTGAGCAATCAATTGAGATGCAGAAAAAGCTCGAAATTATCATCGGTGAGTTAGATGAAGTGCAGCGAGTGTTCTCTAAAGTCGGTACTCCCGAGGTGGCGACCGATCCTATGCCACCAAGTGTTGCTGATACTATTTTGATCATCAAACCGCGTTCGGAGTGGGCAGATCCAAGTAAAACCAAGGCGCAGTTCATTGACGAGCTGCGCGAGCATGTTGAGCAGGTACCGGGTAATAACTATGAGTTTACCCAGCCGATTGAGATGCGCTTTAATGAGCTCATTGCTGGTGTGCGCGCGGATGTGGCATTAAGGATCTATGGAGATGATCTGGATACCTTAAAAGATGCCGGTGATCGCGCCGTTGGATTATTCCAAGGTATTGATGGTGCAACAGATGTCCGCGTTGAGCAGATGTCCGGTCTGCCAACATTATCTGTCGAGCCCAACCGCGACCATTTAGCGCTGCTAGGTTTGACCATTGTTGATGTACAGCAAGCGTTGCAAACAGCTGTCTCTGGTGTGCCCGTTGGTCTTATCTATGAAGGTGACAGGCGTTTTAAATTAGTCGTCAGAATGGCCGATAGCATCAGCCAAGATCTCGACAAGCTCGCCAATATCCCGATAGCGCTGCCAACGGAGTTAAATCCTGATTTAAGTTATGTTCCACTTGGAGAGGTGGCTGAACTTAAATTCAAAATTGGCCCCAACCAGATCAATCGTCAAAGTGGCAAGCGCCACGTGGTGGTGACCGCTAACGTTGATGGCCGCGACTTAGGTTCGTTTATTGAAGATACTAAGCAAGTGATGTCCGAGCAACTCGCACTCCCTAGTGGTTATTGGAGTGAATATGGTGGCACCTTTGAGCAGTTAGAATCGGCTTCAAACCGTTTAATGATCTTGGTACCGTTGACGTTACTGTTAATTTTCGGCTTATTATACAGTGCCTTTGGCTCTGTTCGTGATTCGCTGATCATCTTCAGTGGCGTGCCCTTAGCACTCACCGGCGGCGTGCTGGCATTGGTTCTGCGTGACATGCCATTATCAATATCGGCAGCGGTTGGCTTTATTGCGCTATCGGGGATTGCTGTTCTCAATGGTGTGGTGATGTTGAGCTTTATTAAGGAGCTTAAAGAGCAAGGTCTAGAGCTCATTGAGGCGATTAAGCAAGGGGCGAGTCAACGCCTTAGACCTGTGATGATGACGGCGCTGGTGGCAAGTCTTGGTTTTGTGCCGATGGCGCTTAATGTTGGTACTGGCGCTGAGGTGCAACGACCTTTAGCTACCGTCGTGATTGGCGGTATTATCTCATCGACGTTATTGACCTTAGTGATTTTGCCTGTGCTTTACGCATTGGTGTATCGCTATACCCGTAAGGACAGACCCGACTTGGCATAA
- a CDS encoding efflux RND transporter periplasmic adaptor subunit, with product MNINVNALQAKLIAAAMSLSILAAGAFIPFNAAQASGEHGHEEEEEHHDDEEGPHGGRLLKHDDFALEITMAESGIPPEMRVYAFYKGKPVSPEKVALSASLTRLGGVIDSVSFVAEEMYLVSDKSVSEPHSFDVEIDASFKGETYDFHYENHMGRVTINDRLLALSGVKIGFSAPAKLTFVDRLFGVIAPISDKQFSVSAPYTGVIEQLNVTIGDTVVKGQVIATVRNSATLQGYGVKSPANGQVTAQMLAVGDSTFNQALLQISDLSSVWIDMSAFPKNLSRIALGQAVTIGDDDHSNSEEAHSEGRASSTISYIAPVMTGGHIARVRAVIANPEGHWRPGMHIQANIETRTKQVPLAVRADALQTFMDKPAVFVKYGNTFEVRLLTLGETDGEFVEVLDGLEANAEYVTENSYLLKADIMKNAAKHVH from the coding sequence ATGAATATCAATGTTAACGCATTACAAGCAAAACTCATTGCCGCCGCAATGTCTCTATCGATACTGGCTGCGGGTGCTTTTATTCCGTTCAATGCGGCTCAAGCTAGCGGTGAACACGGCCATGAAGAAGAGGAGGAGCACCATGATGATGAAGAAGGCCCACACGGTGGTCGTTTGCTCAAACATGATGACTTCGCCTTAGAAATCACCATGGCTGAATCTGGGATCCCACCAGAGATGCGGGTTTACGCTTTTTATAAAGGCAAGCCAGTGTCCCCTGAAAAGGTTGCTTTATCGGCATCGTTAACCCGTTTGGGAGGCGTTATCGACAGTGTGAGTTTTGTAGCTGAAGAGATGTACCTTGTCAGCGATAAAAGCGTCAGTGAACCACACTCTTTTGATGTTGAAATAGACGCGAGCTTCAAAGGTGAAACATATGATTTTCACTATGAGAATCATATGGGGCGAGTCACTATTAATGACCGTTTACTGGCATTGTCAGGTGTAAAAATAGGCTTCAGTGCGCCAGCAAAACTTACCTTTGTTGATAGACTTTTTGGTGTGATAGCCCCCATTTCAGATAAGCAGTTTAGTGTCTCTGCGCCCTATACAGGGGTGATTGAGCAACTTAATGTCACTATTGGCGATACCGTCGTTAAAGGCCAAGTGATTGCCACGGTTCGTAACTCAGCAACCTTACAAGGTTACGGTGTAAAAAGTCCTGCGAATGGCCAAGTGACCGCACAAATGTTAGCGGTTGGCGACAGTACTTTTAATCAAGCTCTGCTGCAAATTAGCGACCTTTCGAGCGTGTGGATTGATATGTCGGCGTTTCCAAAAAACTTAAGCAGAATCGCGTTAGGGCAGGCTGTTACGATTGGTGATGACGACCATAGTAATAGTGAAGAGGCTCACAGTGAAGGCCGTGCCAGCAGCACTATTAGTTATATTGCACCAGTAATGACCGGTGGTCATATTGCCAGAGTGCGTGCCGTTATTGCTAACCCTGAGGGCCATTGGCGTCCAGGCATGCATATTCAAGCCAACATCGAGACACGTACCAAGCAAGTGCCTTTAGCGGTGCGCGCTGATGCATTGCAAACTTTCATGGACAAACCGGCAGTGTTTGTTAAATACGGTAATACCTTCGAAGTGCGTTTGCTGACATTAGGCGAGACCGATGGCGAATTTGTTGAGGTGCTCGATGGGCTTGAGGCGAATGCCGAGTACGTCACCGAGAATAGCTATTTGTTGAAAGCTGACATCATGAAAAACGCTGCAAAGCACGTACACTAA
- a CDS encoding TolC family protein — translation MRYINIFLVACQRALVTLAICFLGVYSAQSMAASKPQQQDTDATTADNGIQLPWALEQALLHNISLQAYPYSLRASEALSLQAGITPNPELSVNVENILGSGDMQGVDNAEITLALSQLIELGDKRQRRIDYASANQRQELSQYEMLRLEVLAQTTERYYQLLRLQALQQWIERRIQLEHKSLQAIQTRAKAGAVIQADVSKMQLRLSRSKVIKQRIAGDFNVAKQRLAAMWSSDVQFSMANDELNSLHILPTAASVLNAIETAPQYLQLLSVERMLIAKRRMEESKASADITVGVGLKSYDGFDDGALMVNFSMPLQFSNPNEGNILAAKAEEDKANEQQRLARDQLRLTLLELHQSMVNNAKQVQQLKVQVLPLAKQLLSHTQTAYQTGQANVLQLADAQSELFSIERELIEAKTAVYLELLAIERITGQSMTVANTNIKPVVAMENK, via the coding sequence ATGAGATATATAAATATCTTCTTAGTGGCATGCCAAAGGGCATTAGTCACTTTAGCTATCTGTTTCTTGGGCGTGTATAGCGCTCAAAGCATGGCAGCATCCAAACCACAACAACAGGATACTGATGCCACAACGGCTGACAATGGTATCCAGTTACCGTGGGCATTAGAGCAAGCCTTACTGCATAATATTTCGCTGCAAGCCTATCCATACTCGCTTCGAGCAAGTGAAGCACTCTCGCTGCAAGCAGGGATCACGCCTAACCCTGAGTTATCGGTTAATGTGGAAAACATTCTCGGCAGCGGTGATATGCAAGGGGTCGACAATGCGGAGATCACCTTAGCGTTGAGCCAACTTATTGAGTTAGGGGATAAGCGCCAACGTCGCATTGATTATGCTAGTGCGAATCAAAGGCAAGAATTATCCCAGTACGAAATGCTGCGGTTAGAGGTGCTGGCGCAAACGACCGAACGCTATTACCAGTTATTGCGACTACAAGCGTTACAGCAGTGGATTGAACGTCGAATCCAACTGGAGCATAAGTCACTGCAAGCGATTCAAACCCGCGCTAAAGCGGGCGCTGTTATTCAAGCCGACGTCAGTAAAATGCAGCTGCGGTTATCGCGCTCAAAGGTGATAAAGCAACGTATTGCAGGCGACTTTAATGTCGCTAAACAAAGACTAGCGGCAATGTGGTCGAGCGATGTTCAGTTCTCAATGGCTAATGACGAGCTTAATTCGCTGCATATACTGCCGACCGCTGCGAGTGTGCTCAATGCCATCGAAACTGCGCCGCAATATTTACAGTTGCTCAGTGTTGAACGCATGCTCATCGCCAAGCGTCGTATGGAAGAATCAAAAGCGAGTGCCGATATCACCGTTGGCGTAGGTCTTAAAAGCTACGACGGCTTTGATGACGGTGCGTTAATGGTTAACTTCTCAATGCCGCTGCAATTCTCAAACCCTAATGAAGGCAATATTCTGGCGGCTAAAGCTGAAGAAGACAAAGCCAACGAGCAACAACGCTTAGCCAGAGATCAGTTAAGACTGACCTTGTTAGAGCTGCATCAGTCTATGGTTAACAACGCCAAACAAGTGCAACAGCTCAAGGTGCAAGTGTTACCACTGGCCAAACAGTTACTTTCCCACACGCAAACCGCCTACCAAACAGGACAAGCCAATGTGCTGCAGCTTGCTGATGCTCAATCTGAGCTCTTTAGTATTGAACGAGAGTTGATTGAAGCTAAAACAGCCGTTTATCTGGAGCTGTTAGCGATAGAGCGGATCACAGGGCAATCAATGACGGTTGCAAACACCAATATTAAGCCTGTTGTGGCAATGGAAAATAAATAA
- a CDS encoding DNA topoisomerase III → MILYIAEKPSLGRAIADVLPKPLKKGEGFIRAANGDCVSWCVGHLLEQAEPDAYSPEYKSWKFEHLPIVPDVWKMKPKYKMRGQIAVLRGLVKEATQLVNAGDPDREGQLLVDEIIAHLGVKGAKLQQAKRLLISDLNPQAVTRALGQLRSNREFIPLSTSALARSRADWLYGMNMTRAYTIQGRKVGYQGVLSVGRVQTPLLGLVVRRDEEINDFVSKPFYEVVAHLTTDAQQAFTAKWQPSEACEPYMDEDGRVLSKGLAQNVVGRITGKNGTVEKVTAQNKKLNAPLPYNLSSLQIDAAKRFGMSAKTVLDTCQSLYERHKLITYPRSDSRYLPAEQHAMAPSVIATVNKGAAELTQGIDAPNAKLKSKAWNDKKVDAHHAIIPTEKVANLASLSPAEKQIYLQVARQYLMQFYPAYLYKETVVEIVIAGGLFKTKAKQENAIGWKQLLKQAQSNANNGANSVEKGDDEELATIPPLTQGQSLLCQRGELLEKQTQPPKHFTDATLLGAMTGINRYVTDPEIRKILKDTDGLGTEATRAGIIELLFKRSFLVRQGKTIIATDVGKGLINSLPLSATTPDMTALWENTLDSMSRKETQYQAFMQPLISKLDELITQAGSVLPTALQGVKSPTPFKKKSYARKSTKTASTPKKAVNKPRTTKSKA, encoded by the coding sequence ATGATCTTATATATTGCAGAAAAACCCAGTCTTGGTAGAGCCATCGCCGACGTGTTACCTAAACCGTTAAAAAAAGGCGAGGGCTTTATACGTGCTGCGAACGGTGACTGTGTTTCCTGGTGCGTTGGACATTTATTAGAGCAAGCAGAGCCAGATGCGTATTCGCCAGAATATAAGTCTTGGAAGTTTGAACATCTTCCGATAGTGCCAGATGTGTGGAAGATGAAGCCAAAATATAAGATGCGTGGTCAAATTGCCGTGCTGAGAGGGCTGGTTAAAGAGGCGACTCAACTGGTGAATGCCGGCGATCCTGATAGAGAAGGCCAGCTGTTGGTCGACGAGATCATTGCTCACTTAGGCGTTAAAGGCGCTAAGTTACAGCAAGCCAAACGGCTGCTCATCAGCGACTTAAATCCCCAAGCCGTGACTCGTGCCTTAGGGCAATTACGCTCAAATCGTGAGTTTATCCCATTGTCGACTTCAGCCTTAGCGCGCTCTCGCGCTGACTGGCTTTATGGGATGAACATGACTCGGGCTTACACCATCCAAGGTCGTAAAGTTGGTTATCAAGGCGTGCTCTCCGTTGGACGAGTACAAACCCCGTTATTGGGGTTAGTGGTCAGGCGTGATGAAGAGATTAACGATTTTGTATCAAAACCATTCTATGAGGTTGTGGCGCATCTAACCACAGACGCTCAACAAGCATTTACCGCCAAATGGCAACCCAGTGAGGCGTGTGAGCCTTATATGGACGAAGATGGGCGAGTGCTATCCAAAGGCCTCGCGCAGAACGTGGTCGGGCGTATAACCGGCAAAAATGGCACGGTTGAAAAAGTCACGGCGCAAAATAAAAAATTAAATGCACCGTTGCCTTACAATCTATCCTCATTACAAATTGATGCCGCTAAACGCTTCGGCATGAGCGCTAAAACGGTACTAGATACCTGTCAGTCGTTATATGAACGTCATAAACTGATCACCTATCCTCGTTCAGACAGCCGTTATTTGCCTGCAGAGCAACACGCGATGGCGCCTAGCGTCATCGCGACGGTTAATAAAGGTGCAGCAGAGCTGACGCAAGGCATTGATGCACCCAATGCTAAACTTAAGTCAAAAGCGTGGAATGATAAAAAGGTCGATGCCCACCATGCGATAATTCCCACAGAGAAAGTCGCCAACTTAGCTAGCCTCAGTCCAGCTGAAAAGCAGATTTATTTGCAAGTTGCGCGGCAATATTTAATGCAGTTTTATCCTGCGTATCTCTATAAAGAAACAGTGGTAGAGATTGTCATCGCCGGTGGATTATTTAAGACCAAAGCCAAACAAGAAAATGCGATAGGTTGGAAGCAGTTGCTGAAACAAGCTCAGTCTAATGCTAACAATGGCGCTAACTCTGTTGAGAAAGGTGATGACGAGGAGTTAGCCACCATACCGCCATTAACCCAGGGGCAATCGTTACTGTGCCAACGTGGAGAGTTATTGGAAAAGCAAACTCAACCCCCAAAGCACTTTACTGATGCGACGTTACTTGGTGCGATGACGGGGATAAACCGCTATGTTACCGACCCTGAAATTCGTAAGATCCTTAAAGACACCGATGGCCTGGGTACTGAAGCGACCCGTGCTGGCATAATTGAACTTCTATTTAAGCGCAGTTTTTTAGTGAGACAAGGTAAAACCATTATTGCGACGGATGTGGGCAAAGGTCTGATCAATAGTTTGCCGCTCAGTGCAACGACGCCAGATATGACGGCATTGTGGGAAAATACCTTAGATTCTATGAGCCGTAAGGAAACCCAGTATCAAGCCTTTATGCAGCCGCTTATCAGCAAATTAGATGAATTAATTACCCAAGCGGGCTCAGTGTTACCCACCGCCTTGCAAGGGGTTAAAAGCCCGACGCCGTTTAAGAAGAAGTCCTACGCGCGTAAGAGCACTAAAACAGCATCAACGCCAAAAAAAGCGGTTAATAAGCCACGCACGACTAAAAGCAAAGCTTAA
- the purF gene encoding amidophosphoribosyltransferase, whose protein sequence is MCGIVGIVGQSSVNQTIYDALTVLQHRGQDAAGIVTVDGYAFRLRKANGLVKDVFEPKHMQRLQGNAGIGHVRYPTAGSSSASEAQPFYVNSPFGISLAHNGNLTNTVELHERLLKQRRHVNTTSDSEVLLNLIADELQHTTTQHLTSDEVFNAITKVHELTRGAYAVVAMVIGQGLMAFRDPFGIRPLVIGKHETETGTEYMVASESVALDAVGFEFMRDVAPGEAVYITLEGELFTRQCAHTPSYAPCIFEFVYFARPDSTIDNVSVYSSRVNMGTMLGEKIKKEWEDHDIDVVIPIPETSCDIALEIARNMDLPYRQGFVKNRYIGRTFIMPGQQERKKSVRRKLNAIKAEFKDKNVLLVDDSIVRGTTSEQIIQMARDAGAKKVYFASAAPEIRFPNVYGIDMPTTNELIAHGRDVEEITKLIGADGMIFQSLPDLIAAVRQENPAIKRFETSVFDGKYVTNDVNQEYLDYITQLRNDDAKANRSKDVGTNLEMHNVCHP, encoded by the coding sequence ATGTGTGGTATTGTCGGAATAGTTGGTCAGTCATCGGTTAATCAAACCATTTATGATGCATTGACCGTGCTTCAGCATCGTGGACAGGATGCTGCTGGCATTGTGACCGTAGACGGCTACGCGTTTAGATTGCGTAAAGCCAATGGTTTGGTCAAAGACGTATTTGAGCCAAAGCATATGCAACGCTTGCAGGGAAATGCAGGTATCGGTCATGTGCGTTACCCTACGGCAGGGAGCTCTAGTGCATCTGAAGCTCAGCCATTTTATGTTAACTCACCTTTTGGTATTTCATTAGCGCATAACGGTAACTTAACCAATACGGTTGAGCTGCATGAGCGTCTTCTCAAGCAACGTCGCCATGTTAATACGACTTCTGATTCAGAAGTGTTATTAAACTTGATTGCCGATGAGTTGCAACATACTACAACGCAACATCTCACTTCTGATGAAGTGTTCAATGCGATCACTAAAGTACATGAGCTTACACGTGGTGCTTATGCTGTCGTCGCTATGGTCATCGGCCAAGGTTTAATGGCATTTAGAGACCCATTTGGCATTCGACCATTAGTGATTGGTAAGCATGAAACTGAAACCGGTACTGAGTACATGGTTGCTTCTGAAAGCGTTGCGCTGGATGCGGTTGGTTTCGAGTTTATGCGCGATGTAGCACCTGGTGAAGCGGTTTACATTACCCTAGAAGGTGAGTTGTTTACCCGTCAATGTGCGCATACTCCAAGCTATGCACCGTGTATTTTCGAATTTGTCTATTTCGCGCGTCCTGACTCCACTATTGATAATGTTTCTGTGTATAGCAGCCGTGTTAACATGGGGACTATGCTGGGCGAGAAGATCAAGAAAGAGTGGGAAGATCATGATATTGATGTGGTTATACCCATCCCGGAAACATCTTGTGATATTGCACTAGAAATCGCACGAAATATGGACCTTCCATATCGTCAAGGCTTCGTAAAGAACCGTTATATCGGTCGTACCTTTATTATGCCAGGGCAACAAGAGCGTAAGAAGTCGGTTCGTCGTAAGTTAAATGCGATTAAAGCCGAATTCAAAGATAAGAACGTATTGCTGGTTGATGACTCTATTGTTCGTGGTACAACCTCTGAGCAGATCATTCAGATGGCACGCGATGCTGGCGCTAAGAAAGTATACTTTGCTTCTGCGGCACCAGAAATTCGTTTCCCTAACGTTTACGGAATCGATATGCCGACCACTAACGAGCTTATTGCTCACGGTCGTGATGTTGAAGAGATCACTAAGCTAATTGGCGCAGACGGCATGATTTTCCAGTCGTTGCCTGATCTGATCGCAGCGGTGCGCCAAGAAAACCCCGCCATTAAGCGTTTTGAAACATCGGTATTCGACGGCAAATATGTCACCAATGACGTTAACCAAGAATACTTAGATTATATTACCCAGCTTCGTAACGATGATGCCAAAGCTAATCGCAGCAAAGATGTCGGTACTAACTTAGAGATGCATAACGTTTGCCATCCATAA
- a CDS encoding CvpA family protein: MVWIDYAIIIVIGLSTLISLVRGFVIEAMSLVVWFSAFFIASQFYLKLATYLTQIQDELVRNGVAVAILFVSTLILGALVNYLIGQLVSKTGLSGTDRVLGLCFGALRGALIVSAILFFLDAFTGAPNADWWQSSTLVPEFGVVIQWFFDYLENTSSFVPKI; this comes from the coding sequence ATGGTTTGGATTGATTACGCCATAATAATCGTTATTGGACTGTCTACGTTGATCAGTTTAGTACGAGGCTTTGTAATAGAGGCGATGTCTCTCGTCGTGTGGTTTTCCGCATTTTTCATCGCCAGTCAGTTTTACCTCAAACTCGCCACTTATCTTACTCAGATACAAGATGAACTCGTTCGTAATGGCGTCGCAGTCGCTATTCTATTTGTCTCAACACTCATTCTGGGTGCATTAGTTAACTATTTAATTGGCCAATTGGTCTCAAAGACCGGTTTGTCTGGCACTGATAGAGTGCTTGGCTTGTGTTTTGGTGCGCTTCGAGGCGCACTCATCGTAAGCGCAATACTATTTTTCTTGGATGCTTTTACCGGAGCGCCCAATGCAGATTGGTGGCAGAGTTCAACGCTTGTGCCCGAATTTGGAGTTGTGATCCAGTGGTTCTTTGACTACCTGGAAAATACCTCAAGCTTTGTACCTAAAATATAA
- a CDS encoding SPOR domain-containing protein: MSSHFQNRLVGVIVIVALGVIFLPDILDGKKQRQEEQFAEIPLRPNVEDAALPQQTIGTLELNNEVSATSNGDDSWQIEPAQKQDQIAVAVEPKTETKKAVVKAESSVATASKKVAASNASAWTIQLGSFNNAANVQALVKRLRSKGLTAYTLPTKPIDGQLTKVFVGPNISKDKLVAMQADIEKLTKLKGRIVAYNPVEK; encoded by the coding sequence TTGTCTAGTCATTTTCAAAATCGTCTAGTAGGTGTGATTGTCATTGTCGCGTTAGGAGTCATTTTTTTACCCGATATTCTTGACGGTAAAAAACAGCGTCAAGAAGAACAGTTTGCCGAGATCCCGTTACGACCTAATGTCGAAGACGCAGCGTTACCGCAGCAAACCATTGGAACGTTAGAGCTCAATAATGAAGTGTCAGCGACTTCAAATGGTGATGACAGCTGGCAAATTGAGCCAGCACAAAAACAAGATCAAATAGCGGTTGCCGTTGAGCCTAAAACGGAGACAAAAAAAGCCGTTGTCAAAGCGGAAAGCTCCGTTGCCACAGCGAGTAAAAAAGTGGCGGCGTCTAACGCCAGTGCGTGGACAATTCAGCTGGGTAGTTTTAACAATGCTGCTAATGTACAGGCTTTAGTTAAACGCTTACGTAGCAAGGGCTTGACCGCTTATACCTTGCCGACGAAACCCATTGATGGCCAGCTAACCAAAGTGTTTGTTGGACCGAATATTTCAAAAGATAAATTAGTCGCAATGCAGGCTGATATTGAAAAGCTGACGAAGTTGAAAGGCCGCATCGTGGCGTACAACCCCGTCGAAAAATAA